The Oscillospiraceae bacterium nucleotide sequence CTGCATGGAAAGCCCGCCTATGTTTATATCACCAAAGCGGATCGACGCATTTTCCAGAAGCACCACACCTGATTCCTTTACAACAGACCTGTCAAAAAGCCCGTCGCTATCAAGGGCTTTTTCGTGATTTCCGGGCTCGTAAAATGTGGGCTTCAGCTGTGCCGCCTCCCGAAGGAAAGCATAACCGCGCTCACAGCCCTGCTTTTTTGATATCAGGTCGCCTGGAATGGCTATGAAATCTATTTTTTCACGCTTTATACGCGTGATAACCTCATCATATTCCGCGTTATGCAGATCCGCGGCGACCGCGAAGCTTATTTCCGGGCCGTTTTCCGCGGTTATATTATAATATGTTGTGACCATTCTGCGACCTTCTTAACTTTAAAAGTAATAAGTCCGGACAGATAAACCGGCGAACCACTAAAAGTTCATTTAAATATAGACTTAAATTATTATATAGCCTTTTATTCGTTACACCGTTTCGTTCGTTGCAGTGTTATATAATAACAGGCGGTGATATTTTGGGAATTGCCGAAACGAAAAACAAACAGATTAAAAGATTATGATTATAGCCAAAATGACGCGTATTTTATCACCATATGTTATAAAGATAGACACGAAATGTTAGGTGATATAATTGTAGGAGACGATGCCCACATCATCTCGAATATGGCATAATCACATAAAAATACATAAATAGAATTACCGGTATTGATAAATATGTGATTAAGCCAAATCATATACATATGATAATATTTATTTGTTTGACAGGAAACGGGACGATGTAGGCATCGTCCCCTATTGTTATTATATACACCTTTCTGATTTATGTCAAACCTCTTTGTACTGCGCGGCTATTATGACTTTTAGCTGATTTTAGGTAAAAACAGAAGCACCAAATAACGGGATTCCTTCGCATGAAGAAATCCCGTCTTCTTAAATTTCCGTTTTAATATCTGATTGCATCTTCCAGTTTCTTTTGTTCCTCTGTAGGGTTGGCGAGCTTGAATTCCGCACCCACGGAGGTATTATCCTTAACGCCGTCTGCACAGATTGATTCTATCTGCGCTTTTGTCGCTGTAAGAAAAAGCGTGTCGTCTATTATGCCGGCTTCGAAACCATGTTCTTTGAAAAATTCATAAGCTGTATTAAGCGCGGCTTTTTCATCCTTTGCGTCTCCCGAAACGGCATATTCTGCCTTCAATGCAAAAAGCTTGCCGTCTTCCGTGTTTTCAAGCTCCTGACCGAGAGTTATTGATGTTCTGAATTTCCCAGGTGTTACGGGATTTGCCCAAATACCCGACGGCACATTTTCGGATTCGGTCGCACCTGAGGTAATGCCGAAAAACAGCTCCTGAAATTTGTCAGTACATGTAATATTGATATCAGATTTTACGGGATCATCTGTATTGTTTCGGCTCAAAAGAATGCCAACCGCGGCCGCCGCGATGATACAGAAGCAGGCCGCAAGCGATCCAATTTTAAGCCACATGCTTTTTTTATTCTTTTTTTGAGCTTCCCAGTGTTTATCGCTGTCCGCGATAATTTCATCCGGAATTTCTCCGACTGAATCATACATTTTATTCTTATCCATGAAATAAATCCTCACTTTCAAGATATGTTTTTAGGTCCTTGCGTATACGGTATAGAACATTGGCCGCCTTTGTTTCACTTATCCCGAAAACCTCGGAGATCTCCTTGACGGAATACGAATGCCAGTACCGGCAGACAAACATTCTTCGTTTATCCTTCGGCAGACCATACAGGTATCGCCCGATTACTTCGCCGAGTCTTGCGTTTTCGATTTCATCATACAGAGTACCGGATGCGGGCAGACAATCCTCAAGCTCGTCGACCGACAGTTCAAAATCGCCGCCCCTGCGCTTGCCGGCATATTTTTTTCTTATACAGTCAAGCGAGATACGGCGCGTAAGCTTGCCGAGATAAGTGCGCAGTATTTCCGGTCTGTGCGGAGGAATCGAATTCCAGGCGGCAAGATAAGTGTCGTTTACGCACTCCTCGCTGTCGGAAGTGTCCTGAAGAATGTTTTGAGAAATGCGATTCAGGTAATTCCCGTATTTCTTCTGCGTTTCTCTTATTGCTTCCTCGTCTCTGGCCAGGTACATACGGACAATCGGTTCGTCTTCCATATGGCGGTCTCCTTTCTTCTGATGTGTTCTAAGGCGCCTTCACTAATATATCTCGTAAAATAATGAATTTCATCTGACATTATAATTGTAATTTAAATATTTATTAAACCTGTCCCTGAACTAAATTTCACGAAGTTGGGACGTCAAAAAATATTGTCATATTTATTCATTAAATAGTTTAAAAGATATTAGTTCAAAAGGTTTATTAACCATCTCAGAATACTGATAGATTTCTTTACATTGAGCAAAAGTTAATTCTTTATAAAAAGGATGGTCTACAATATTATTAAATTGCTGTATTTGAATCACAATGATAGTTTGATTCCAAGGAGTGTTATATTTCACACCTTCTTTGTATCTGCCTAATTCTTTGAAAACTCTTGTGGTATAACAGAGTTTTCCCTGATTCAACCGGCTAATAATCGAAGAATGCTCTTTTCCCGGGAAAGTCATTGTGCTCTGTTCCATTTTGTTCCCTCGCTTTTCACACCCATTTTAAATTATCTACACAAAAACAACCTATGATTGTATAGACTTGCAATAAATTTAACCCTAAGTAACACTACAACGAACGAAACGGCTTTACGAATAAAAGGCTATATAATAATTTAAGCTTTAACATTAAAAGCATCGTTTTTCAATAATAGAGTGGCTTGTTACAAAGTTAATTTGTTCGTAATGTTTCGTATAATTTCTATCGTTCGTTGTAGTGTTAAATTAATTATGGTCTTTTTTCGTCCGATGGTTTTTCCGTTCGACGTGGAGCAGCTTTTTCTGAGTACGCTTTTCTTCCGGGGAACGCGGAACATAAACCGGCTTTCCTGTGAACGGATCAAGTCCTGTCCAGAACATACAGGTTGAAGCTGTTCCCGGCGTGGGGTAAAAATCCTGAACCTGTTCGGGATCGTAGCCCCATGTTTTTATATATTCATGAAGTATCTGGGCGTCCTTCTCGGTGCTGCCGGGATGCGAGGACATGAGATATGGCACGAGATACTGCTCCTTGCCGCATTCGGCGCACAGGCGGAAGTATTCGTCCTTGAATTTCTCGTAAACTTCTATCGGGGGCTTTCCCATCAGCCCGAGTACTTGGGGAGAACAATGCTCAGGAGCGACCTTGAGCTGTCCACTGACATGATCGGAGACAAGCTTTCTAAAAAACCCGCTCTTTTTATCCAATAACATATAATCGTATCTTATCCCGGAGCGGATAAAAACGGCCTTTATACCGTCAATTTTTTCGGCGCGTGATAAAAGCTCGCAGTATTCGCTTTCGTCGGCAATCAGGTTTTTGCAGGGCTTTGGAGTAAGGCACCTGCGATTCTTACACAAGCCGTCCGTAAGCTGCTTGCTGCACGAGGGATATCTGAAATTGGCGGTCGGACCGCCTATGTCATGAATATACCCCTTGAAATCCGGCATCAGGGTGAGAAGCCTTATTTCATCAAGCACGGATTCTATCGAGCGTGATCTGACCTCGCGTCCCTGATTGTACGCTATCGAGCAGAACGAGCAAGCGCCGAAGCAGCCGCGGTTGTGCGTTACGGAAAATTTCACTTCGGTAAGCGCAGGAATTCCGCCATCCGTTTCATACGAAGGATGATATCGGCGTGTGTACGGAAGCGAATAGACCCTGTCGAGCTCTTCGCGCGAGAGCGGCGGAGAGGGCGGATTTTGTATAAGCACCCTGTCTTTATATCCCTCCGCGACCGGATATCCGGTGATGGAGTCCATCGCATCATATTGAATTTTGAACGCGCGCGCGTATTTTGCCTTGTCAGAAACGATGTCGTCGAATTCTCCGGCGAAAACCGTTCCCTCCGGCTGTGGCTCGGAGGCTTTCTGTAGATATGCGGTTCCGCGCACGGAGCGGATTTTCCTGACCGGCACTCCTTTTTCAAGGAGCTTCGCTATTTCCGGCACGGATTTTTCTCCCATGCCATAGCTGATGATATCCGCGCGTGAATCAAGCAGGATGCCGCGCCGCACCCTGTCGCTCCAGTAATCGTAATGTGCGAACCGTCTCAATGACGCTTCGAGTCCGCCGATAATTATCGGCACGTCCTTATATGATTCCCTTATCCGATTGCAATATGTTATGACCGCTCTGTCAGGGCGCAGACCGGGCTTTCCGCCCGGCGAAAAATAATCGTATTTGCGCCTCTTTTTGTCAGAGGTGAAGTGCGCGACCATGGAATCAATATTTCCGCCCGTAACGAGGAAGCCGAGCTTCGGCTTTCCGAATCTGCGGAAATCGTCGCCTGATTCGCATCCCGGCTGAGCAAGTATCGCAACGCGGAAGCCGGAGGATTCAAGTACGCGCGATATTATCGCGACTCCGAAGGACGGATGATCGACATACGCGTCGCCCGTCACATATACGAAATCCGGCGCGTCCCACCCTCTCGCTTCGCATTCAGCGGCCGTTATCGGAAGAAATTCATTGTATGGATATTCGTTTTTCATATCGTCTTTCTTCTATGAATTTGTATATTCAGTTTATTATTGATAAATCACTGCTCCTGAGAGAAAACCAGCTGTTATATTTACGACTGAAGCTACTGGTTCCAGTAGCTTTATAATTATTAAAACGGTAATTAAATAAGTCTTGTTTTATAAGAAATCCTGCCGAAGCAGATTTACCTACACAAATAAGCGTCTGGAAAGACAGAACTGTCAATAATATTCATGAAACCGTAAATGCCTATATGTCATCTGTGGGGTAACAATTATGGTGTGAATAATCCGGCGCTTCCAGTGAAATTATTCCGCTTAGGATTTATAACAATATAAAAAGCTATTTCGATTATACATTGTTTTTATATAAACATCAAGTATATTGAAAAAATTGACAACTGGCTTTATTGCAGTAAAAGAAGGAAAATGAAAATATAAAATTACCTACGACAGGACATAATAATGGTTGACAAAAAGCGCGAAAAGTGGTATTATCAACTTGAATTTTCGAGAAGGATGTCTTAATACGTTTATAATATTCCGTGATCTGGTTCTGTTATATACGCTATAGCGGCATCCGTAAAATCAATAAATATTAAGAAAGGCATGCTAATCAAATGAAAAAAGTTATTTCGTGCATTCTTGCGGCGGCTATGATCGCAATGGCCGTAGCAATGACTTCATGCGAAGAAAAGCCCGCCGTAACAGGCAAAAACACCGGCACCGCTCCTGTCACCGGCACTGTTACGGGCGCAGCCGATCCCGATCCGTGGCCGACGGCCGATCTCAGCGGCAAAACCTTGAAGATTTTCGGCAGAGAAGACACCAGCTGGAAGACAAAGCCTGACATTTTACCGGAAACCGAGGTTGAGGACGATGTCATCAGCTCTGAGATCACAACCAGAAATCAATGGCTGAAAGACAACTACGGCTTTGACATTGAATTCACCGGAACCACAGACGCCGATTGGCTCAATACAGCAAAAGCAGAATTACAGGCCGGCACAGCCGGATACAACCTGTTCATCGGCAACGGTTCAAACCTTGCCGCGCTTTCAAAGGAAAACGCGCTTGTGGACCTTGCTTCACACGACACCATAAATCTTGACCGCGAATGGTGGGATCAGTGCTCCATCCGAGACCTCTCCATCGCGGGTAAAGTGTTCTTCCTCACAGGAAGCCTTTCGACCTCCGATATCGACTGCACATACGCTTTGTATTTCAACAAGGCGGCAGCCGAAGAGAACAATATCGAGAATCCGTATCAGCTCGTATATGACAACAAATGGACTCTTGACAAGCTACTTGAAATTTGCAAGGATGTCCGCGTTGATACAAACGACGACGGCAAATGGACCGATGTCGACAATTACGGCTATCTTTGCGAAAACTATGACTCTTATGCCATGTTCTTCGGCTCCGGCGAAACCGTCGTCAAAAAGAACGCGGAGGATCTTCCAGAGTTTTCTCTTGAGACGACCCGCGCCGCTGATGTCGTCGAAGCTATGAAGAATTATTACACTGCTGACGGTGTGTTCGTAAACTATGCCGCAACTATCACTCCTATGTTCCAGAAGAGACAGTCCGTGTTCTGCGGAACAATTCTTATGAAAGCAAGAACAGTTTTCCGTCAGATGGATGACGACTTCGGAGTTCTCCCGCTTCCTAAATATGAATCTTCTCAGGAAAACTATGTAAGCGCAGTCAGCTCCGGAACAAGCGGCTCTCTTGTCGGCATACCGACGAGCTGTGACGATGTCGATTCTGCGGTTTTGATGCTCGAGTTGTTCACAAGAAAATCCCATGACACCCTCAGAAAGGGTTATTACGACGTTGTCGTTACCAAGCAGTCTGTCCGCGATGAGGATTCAGTAAAAATGCTCGACATTATCCTTGGCAGCCGTGTATTTGACGCCGCATATATTTACAGCTGGGGCGGCTGGTTCACATGGCTTTACAACATCGCCGGAAATCCCTCCGGAGCAAATATTGCTTCGCAAATCAGCGCTCAGAAGGATAAGACGCTCACTGACATTCAGGATACCGTCGACGCTTTCAAGTCATTTATCGGTTGATGTTTATTTAAACAGAACAGAAATAATTTTATAAAAGCGCCGCGCCCGGAATTAAATCCGGGCGCGGATTATTTTTATGTGAATGCTCAGAGAAACGCCTCAAAAATGCCGCATTATTAAATCGGCATTTAATAATTACCGAAAAACAAAGTTTTTAAATGCCGTTTTAATCACAATTCAGATATTTAAAGCGGCAATTTTCGGCTTCACCCTTATATTGATTAATGTTTTTACATTTTCTAATATTTCCTGTGAAGTTACATCAATCATAAGCCAACGCGAACCGTTAAAGGGCTTTGTGTTCTGATATAGCTCCATTAAATATAAATCAAAGGATTGCATTATCAATTCGGTTTCTACTGCTTCCTTTATACCGATAGAAATCAAACAAGTGAAATGATTTTCTTTCGGATATAATGTGCATATAGAACGACTGGATTTTTTATATTTCACATTCCAGCCGGGTTCCATTGAACATCTGCTGTATTCTATGCTCGGATTGATTTTATAAGTATCTTCAATATACATACATAAATCATCCCACAAATTAAAACTGACATATTTAGAAAAGTCTGAAAAATCGGGTTTACTATCTTGCGGAAATAATGTGTGCCATGTCATATCGATGCCTCCTGTGAAAATTATTAGTGTACAGTATTACGACTTATTAACTCGGCAATTTAATAATTACCGCTTAAAGAGAGAAAAAGCTCTGTTATATGGGCTTTTCTCTGTTATAAAACAAGGCGTATTTTAATGCCGTTTTAATAATTGCCGTTTTAATAAAGATGGACTTGCTCTTAAAAATCCCGGAGAGGCATTTTGCGTCAGCATCCTATTACAACAGCTCTTTATATATGACGCTTTTTGCGATTCCGCGGTCATGCGCGACGGCCTTTATCGCATCCATCCGCTCTGCTCCGGAGGATATATAATGTTCATAATGTTCTTTCACGGTCATATCAGACCAGAATGCGTCGGAATCGGATGGTTTCGGCGCGCCCTCTACGACAAGCACATATTCGCCCTTCGGCTCTTTATGGCGGTATATCTCTATTGCTGCGGCGATATCGGTCCGGATAACCTCTTCGTTGAGCTTAGTAAGCTCTCTGGCAAGCGAAAGGCGGCGGTTGCCCAAATAGGTGAGCATTGCGTCAAGCGTTTCCTTCAGATGATGCGGCGCCTCGTAGAAAATAAGCGTCCGACGGTCCGTGCTGACTTCGATAAGCCTTTCGCGGCGCTCTGCTTTTGCCGTAGATAAAAAGCCTTCAAATGAAAATCTTCCGGTAAACAGTCCGGACAGAGTAAGCGCCGATATCGCGGCGCACGGTCCCGGCACGGTGAACACCGGCACGGAGCTTTCGGCACAAAGCCGCACGAGATCCTCTCCCGGATCGGAAATCGCGGGAGTGCCTGCGTCGCTGACGAGCGCGCAGCTTTCACCGGCGACAAGACGGGATATTATCTCCGGCCCCCGTACTTTTTTATTGTTTTCATAATAGCTGACGAGCGGTTTTTTTATGTCGAAATACGAGCACAGCTTCATTGTGACTCGCGTATCCTCCGCGGCAATGAAGCTCACCCCGCGCAGTATCATTACCGCGCGCGGCGAGAAGTCCGATAAATTTCCAATTGGAGTGGCGACTATGTAGAGCGCGCCCGATATTATCTCGTTTGACAATTTTATTTCTCCCCTAAATTTTATATTCTATATTCAGAATAGACTCTCCTCATACCGTCGGAAAGCTCTCCGTTATCGTCGTAAATCCGGAAGGATTCCCTGAGCTTCATTGACGGAAGAGCGTCTTTTTTTGCGCGGCAAAGTATCAGCTTCGGAGCTTCACGGGGTCTTGTTTCGACCGGCACAAGCTCTTTAGGCTCAAGCCGTGCGGCTTTTAGCGCGGCGAACAACTCGCTCATCCGATCGGGACGGTAAACCATGAACAGCTCTCCTCCGTTTTTTAAAAGCTTTGACGCCGAAAGACAAGTGCCGTAAATGTCGGCCTTTATTTCGTGCCTCGCGATCAGCTTGTCAGAACCGGCGTTGAGATAACCGGAAGTGGATTTCATATAAGGCGGATTAGACACCACGAAGTCAAGCCCGGTGAGCGGAATATGTCGCGAAGCATCAAGATAATCGCCCTCGATTACTTCGATAATATTAGAAAAGTCGTTCATTCCGGCGTTTTCCGCAGCGACCGAGGCATACTTCGACTGTATTTCGAATGAATATATTTTTTTCGGGCGCCGGTAAACGCACAGCAGAACCGGTATGACTCCGGTCCCGGTTCCCAGCTCCGCGCCGGACGCGCCAGGCTTGAACCGTGTAAAAGCCGTAAGCAATACGGCATCCGTTCCGTAGGAAAATCCGTCGCTGTATTGATATATGCTGTGTCCGGGGCAGATCTCGTCGAGACGTTTCATATATAATCCTGATTTATTTACGTATTTGGAGTATTTAAAATAAAAAGCAAGGCGCTTTTAATATTATAATGCCCAAATTTGCTTATGTCAACAAAAACGCTTGTACGTTGCGTTGAATAAAAAAAGTTCAGCTGAAGAAAACAATTTAACTCAGATGGTAATAAATTGTAATAAACTCTCGAAGAAAATATAATTTTTGTATTGACAACCAAAATAATTGTGTTATACTTCAAATGAACAATGTTCATTTGCGAGGTACTTAAATTGTCCAGAGAAATTGAAAATCCAAAAGAGCTTATTTTGGATGAATCCAAAAAAATAATGTATGCCGAAGGATATTCGGGTATCAGTATAAGACGAGTTGCGAAGAAATGCGGCATAGCAGTGGGAACAATATATAATTACTTCCCCACAAAAAAAGAACTTATCGTAGAAATGATGGCAAGCTTTTGGGAGGAGTATTTTACCGAAATTGAAGAAATATTGGGTTCTCGGGAAGATTTTTATGTGAAGCTTAAAAATATATTTGATTCTCTCGGTCATTTTTTAATACGGTTTAAAGCGATTTGGTTAAACAGCGAGCTTTATAATTTTCCTGATTATATTGAAAGTGGTTTGAAAAAAGAAAACATATATATCAATAAGCTGATAAATTTAATTGAGGAATTACTGAAGAAGGAAATATACGGACACACTGATTCAGATGAAGAAAAATTTGACACTCATAAAATGGCCGGGTACATTGTAATTAATTTTATTTCAATGATACAAATGCCATATCTTGAATACCAATTTTTCGAAAATATACTTAAAAAACTGTTCTGAGTTTGATTCGGATTTTATCAGAAAAAAACATAATCTAAAAAGATATGATTTTTATATAAGCGCAAATTAATAACATTCATATTCATTAATTAGGAGTATTCAATCATGAGGTATTTAGAGCCGATTTTTGATTTGTTTTATTTGGTATCGGTAATTTTTATGTCCATTAAAATGATCTTGGCAGGAAAGAAACATAAGAATAAAATGATAGAATTATACGGATATATGGGCTTTGTATTGGGATTCGGTGATTCATTTCATCTCATACCAAGAATATATGCCTTGTTAACCACCGGTTTAGAAGCAAATGCAGCAACTTTGGGAATCGGAAAGCTTATAACATCTATTACAATGACTTTGTTTTATGCAATCCTGTTCAGAATTGTTGAAGCGCGATTTAATTTAAAAAATGACAATGGTATCAGGATATTCGCGGGAATATTGATCATAGCAAGAATAACACTTTGCCTTATGCCCCAAAACAAATGGACTTTATATGATGCGCCAGTTAGCTGGGGAATATACAGAAACATACCATTTGCAATTTTGGGTGTATTAATTGTATATTTGATTTTAAAGAAATCCTATGAAACCAAAGACAATACCTTCAAGAAGATAGGAATAGCAATTATAATATCCTTCGCCTGCTATTTGCCTGTTGTATTGTTCGCAAATACATTCAAGTTGATCGGGGTTCTTATGATTCCTAAAACACTTGCATATTTATGGGTGGTATATATCGGATATGAGGAGTTCAAGAAGCTGAATGCATAATTAACTCGGCATTTGTTAAAACGGCAATTAAATAATCCTTGTTTTACAAGAGAGAAAAGAACCAAAGCCTTTTCTCTCTTACAGCAGTAATTATTAAATTTCCGAGTTAATAAACAATTTTTCGTAGACAATACAGATAAAGCATAATAATACTTTAATCAAAGAAAGCTGCTATTCACATAGGAGCTTTCTTTTTTGGTTAAAATATTAAAATCAAGAACAAAACGTGCAACACAAAAGAAGTTTCGATAAGTCATATTCTATTAAGATTATAAATTTAAAACAATACTCATTTTGTTCCACGTAAAATCATTGTTAATGACATATTAGTATCCCATTGTTTTTCTCCTGCGTCATAAAGGGCAAGGCGTTTGTCATACTTTGTATTTTTGACTTCCTTTAATCTTTCTATTTCATCGGCTGTTACAACATTCGGCGCAATATGTGGTAGATATTCAATACTGTCAAGTTCAACTTGACGATTAGCGTTTATCATTGCATATGCTATTTCTTTTGAGTATTGAGGATTATCAGGGGTTAAATTTATTGTCAAATAATTAGTTGAAACATTCATAAAGCCAAACTTTTGCATGGCTAATGGTAATTCAGACTCGCTTAATGGATAAGCACAAACATTGTACTTTTTATCTGTCTCAGAATAGAAGTTTTTTGTACGATTATAAATTTCTGTTTCAAACTCCGTTTGTTCTGCAATACATGGAGCTTGAATGTTAATTCCTCTCCTTGCCGACAAAACAAGGCAAACTCCATTTGGCTTTAAAACCCTATATTGTTCACCAAAAAATTTAGAGGGTTCTACATGCTCTTGTACTGTGTTAGATATTGTAACATCAAAGGAATTATCGCCAAAAGGAAGTTTAGTTGCATCTGCTTCAAGAAATTTAATATATGGTGCATGTTTAGCTGAAAATTTAACAAATTGACTATCTCTGTCTGTGCCTAATATTTCAGCATTTGGATACCAGCGATATAGCGATTGTGATAATGCTCCAGGGCCACAACCAATTTCTAAAATGTTTTTTACAAAATCAATATTAAAACTTTTTGCATAAGACTCTTTAAAGATATCAGAAAAACGAAGTGAACGGGTGTAATAAAGAGTTCCAGCTCTCTGTAAATATGTTGACCAAATAGTATTCATTGCAACCTCCCTTAAATGTTCTTCAGCTATTAATTTTTTACAATTCTTTACTAAACACATTATAACCCACAAATTCACAATAAGCAAAAAAACTTATTGACACTATGAGGTTTCGTCTCTATTAGAACGGTGGGGCTTCCGTGCCATCATCATTCCAATAAGTATCATCTGTTTCATCATAATAGACTTGTCTTTCGTCTAATTGAAAAGATACCCATATCGAATTGATGCTATTATTAAATCGGTATTTAAATAACTACCGCTATAAGAGAGAAAAGGCTCTGGTATATGGGCTTTTCTCTCTTATAAAACAAGGCTTATTTAAATGCCGTTTTAATAACATATTGGCTTTCTTTTTTGGTTAAAATATTAAAATCAAGAACTAAGGAGATGATGCTCATGACAACTGATAACAGAACTCCTAATAAACTGATAAATGAAAAATCCCCATATCTGTTGCAACACGCATACAATCCCATAGACTGGTTTCCGTGGGGGCAAGAAGCTTTTCAAAAGGCAAAATCAGAAGATAAACCTATATTTTTAAGTATAGGCTACAGCACCTGCCACTGGTGCCATGTCATGGCTCACGAAAGCTTTGAGGATGCCGAGATAGCCGATATATTGAATCAATATTTTGTTTCAATAAAAGTTGACAAAGAGGAGCGCCCGGATATAGACAGCGTTTATATGTCATTTTGTCAGACGTTTACGGGCGGAGCCGGCTGGCCGATGAGTATATTCATGACATCTGATCAAAAGCCGTTCTTCGCCGGAACATATTTCCCGAAAAGCTCAAGCGCCGGCAGCACAGGCTTCAAGGAGCTGCTTTTTATCATCAGCGAGAGATGGAAAAGCGAAAATGATAAACAGAAGCTCATTGAGTCGGCGGAAGGCATAGCCGCTCAACTTAGAAATATTTCCGCGCAGGGCGGAGCCGGCGGCGAGAATGCCTCGCGGCTGGCGGATAAAGCCTATGAGTTATTCAAAAGTATCTTTGATAATGAATACGGCGGATTCGGATACGCCCCTAAGTTCCCATCACCGCATAATCTGATGTTTCTTATGGAGTATAACAGGATAAGCGGGAAATCAGATGCGCTTTCGATGGTTGAAAAAACCTTGACGCAGATGTATCGAGGCGGAATTTTCGATCATATCGGATACGGCTTTTCAAGATATTCCACCGACGGGCATTATC carries:
- a CDS encoding class I SAM-dependent methyltransferase, whose protein sequence is MNTIWSTYLQRAGTLYYTRSLRFSDIFKESYAKSFNIDFVKNILEIGCGPGALSQSLYRWYPNAEILGTDRDSQFVKFSAKHAPYIKFLEADATKLPFGDNSFDVTISNTVQEHVEPSKFFGEQYRVLKPNGVCLVLSARRGINIQAPCIAEQTEFETEIYNRTKNFYSETDKKYNVCAYPLSESELPLAMQKFGFMNVSTNYLTINLTPDNPQYSKEIAYAMINANRQVELDSIEYLPHIAPNVVTADEIERLKEVKNTKYDKRLALYDAGEKQWDTNMSLTMILRGTK